Part of the Metasolibacillus fluoroglycofenilyticus genome is shown below.
CGCCCTATTTATTTTATTGTGCCTTTAAAATTAAATCATAGGCTGGATCAATTTCACCATTAATATACGTGCGGTGGTAGCGACCGTATACCCAACGTGATACTTGGTTGTCATACCATTTCGATTTAAAATGTCCACTTTGACCCGGTGCTACAATATGGTCTGTGTATTTCAAATCTGCTAAATCTGCTACAAAGCGCCATGATGCACCGTGGTTAACATAGCCATTTGCATCATTCGCAGCAGCTTGCACTGTTACACGTGAACCACCAACCGCCATCGTTTCTGGGTTCACATACGAGGCGATAAAGTCAGATGCGCTTGCAAGTGGGTGTTTAAATAAGATTTTATGGTAGCTTCCCCATTGCCATTTCGCTACAGATGTGCCGTATTTCACTTGTAAATCTGCAACGGCACGCTCAAATGAGCCATATACTAATTCGTCTAAACCACCTGCCTGCTCAATCCATACGCCTTCATTACCCGCATATGCATTGCGCAGCATTTCATCCATAATTTGATATTTACCCGGCATCATTTCATAAACGTCTGCAGGCATTTGGTCTTTGAAAATTGTTTCTTTAATTTCTTCAATTAAGAAATGCCAGATAAGTGGCTGTGCATCATCGCGATTATCATACAGCTCCCATTCTTCCATTAACGAGATAATATCAGCATATTTGCCCTCTGCATCATTTGCTTTAATCGTTTGTAGGAAGCCTGGTAAAAATTCAGCTGCATATAAATTTTTCTTGTCCATTTGCATCGCCTTCATTTCTGCTTTTGTAAAGCCTTCATACACTTCATCAGTTTCTTCATCAATTGTGCCGATGCTTTCTTTTACTGATTCAATCATTTCGACAATGCGCTCATAGCGATATGGCTGTGCCCAGAACTTTGTTATATGATAAGGGTATTCATCCCCAATAATTTGGTTGTTTGCCGTGGCAATATAGCCTGATTCTGGATTCACTACTGTTGGTAATTCATCATAAGGAATAAAGCCTTCCCAGCCATATTCAGAAGAATCCCCTGGTACTGGCAGTTGACCATCGCCTTTTTTGCGAATTGGAATGTCACCGTTTGCTTTGTAAGCAATTGTACCGTCCGTTGAAGCAAAGACGAAATTTTGTGCTGGTGCGCGGAAATCGTTTAATGCTGTTTCGAATTCCTCCCAGTTGGACGCCTTATTAAAGCCAATAATTGCGCGCAGTTCTCTCGTTGGCTGCAATGCCGTCCATTGCATAGAGAATACGGCTGTTGGCTCCTCTTCCTTAAATACTAGTTCTGAAATAATCGGACCATGACGAGTTTCAACAACCTCGAAACCAATTGTTTTTCCACCCTTTACTTTGATTGGCTCGTTTCTGACAATCGCATCTTCCCACTTGCCGTCATACTTGAATTGTTTAGGGTTATCAGGGTTCGGTGTCTCGATATACAAGTCTTGTACATCCGGACCAACATTCGTTACTCCCCATGCAATTTTTTCATTATGTCCTAAAATAATTCCCGGAATCCCCGCAAAAATAACACCACTCACATTTTGTTCTGGTGATTGTAAATGCATTTGATACCAGATCGATGGTGTATTTAATCCTAAATGCGGGTCATCTGCTAATAGCGGTTTACCTGATTCTGTTAACTCGCCCGATACAACCCAGTTATTGCTACCATTAAACTCATTTGGCAATAATTCTACATTGAAAGCACCTGCTACATCAACAGGATTATTTATGTTTGCTTCAATAATCGATTTCGCATCTTCTGGATAATGAATCATTAATTCTTCAACTTGCTCTTCTGTATAATTTTGCAAAGCCCAATGGCGGAATGCTAGCATATTCCAGTTTCCACCTAAATCATAAGCCATAAATTTACCGATTGTTAAAGAATCGACAGGTGTCCATGGCTCCGGCTCGTATCCTAGCAGCTTAAACTCATATGATAGCTTACTAGTGCCCTTTACTTCATCAATAAAGGCATTTACACCTTCTGCATACCATTCTAAAATTTGCTGTGCCTCAGCATCATACTCATTCCACGATTGCTCAGCCGCATGTCGTAAGCTAAATGTACGGAAAAATTTATCTGTTGATACCGCATTTTCGCCAATTACTTCCGCTAATCTACCGCTCGCTTGACGGCGTGATAAATCCATTTGAAATAGACGATCCTGTGCCTGTACATAACCTTGCGCCTTGTATAAATCAGCCTCTGATTGCGCTACGATATGTGGTACACCCATGCCATCGCGTGTCACTTTAACATCTGCTTCTAATATTGATAAATCAACTTCTCCTTCAATTTTCGGCAAGGAGTTTGCCACATACATATGTACGCCTGCTACTGCCGCACCAGCTAAAATAATTAAAATGCCAACAGTCCAAATGGCAATATTAATTATTTTTTTGCTCTTTATTTTCCCCATAAAATCCACCTCTCTATCAGATTGCGTCTACTTCTAGTTTTAATAGGATAGGACAATGATCACTCCCTAAAATTTGTGAATGAATATCCGCCTCCTGTACATGCTTCATAATGCGCTCTGACACAATAAAATAATCGATGCGCCAACCAATATTACGCTCGCGTACCTTATTCATATACGACCACCATGTATAAACATCCGTACGCTCTGGATACAATGTGCGGAATGTATCACAGAAGCCTGCGTCCAGTAACTCCGTCATTTTGGCACGTTCCTCTATCGTCACACCGGAGTTTCCTTGATTGGCCTTGGCATTTTTCAAATCAATATCACGATGTGCCACATTTAAGTCACCACAATAAATGACGGGTTTTTGTGCATCAAGTTGCTTCAAATAGAGCGCTAATTTTTCTTCCCATTCTATGCGGTAAGGGAGCCTTGCTAAATCACGCTGCGCATTCGGCGTATAAACATTTACCAAATAGAAGTTTTCGTATTCCAACGTAATAATACGCCCCTCTACCTCATCTTGTTCATCACCAACTCCGTAATACACATGCTGTGGTCTGTGCTTTGTAAAAATAGCAGTGCCAGAATAGCCTTTTTTCTGTGCATAATTCCAATATTGATAATACCCTTCCAGTTGTAAATCAACTTGTCCTTCTTGACATTTCGATTCTTGAATACAGAAAAAATCTGCATCCATCGCATGAAAATAATCCAAAAAGCCTTTCGTTATACATGCGCGAATACCGTTGACATTCCATGAAATAAACTTCATTTAATTACTCCTTATCAATTATGCCTCGGCTAACTCTCATCGGGATTTTAAATTGTGCAAGCACAATTTAAAATTCCCTATATCCACCAGAGGCTTTATTTTGATTCAGTGAGTGTTTGATACCCGTTGAATCAAGAGCCGAATAAGCATTCATCTCTCCACCTGTAGGGGGGGTTTCTATATTGAAGCTTCTCTTTCGATACAGAAACATGTGCTCCTGCGGTTACTCGTCGCAAAAAACATGTGCTCCTGCGGTTACTCGTCGCAAAAAACATTGCTGAGAGACGTTACAAGCTTATGCGTCTTCACCAACAATTTTTACTTCAAGCTCTAAATCAACATCGAATTTTTCCTTTACAACGCGTTGTACCATTTGAATTGTTTCGATATAATCTGTCGCCGTTGCATTGTTTTTATTAATAATAAAGCCCGCATGCTTCTGCGACACCTCTGCCCCCCCGACACCTTTTCCTTGCAAATCGCTATCTTGAATTAATTTCCCCGCAAAATGACCAGGCGGGCGCTTAAACACACTTCCTGCTGAAGGGTATTCTAAGGGCTGACGTGACTCTCTTTGATGCGTTAAATCAGCAATTTTCGCATCAATCATATGCTGTTCACCACGTTGCAATTGGAAAGTCGAGGATAAAACATAGTAGCCCTCTTTAGCAATAACACTTGTACGGTAGCCTAGCTCTAATTCATCCTTCGTCAAGACGATGCGTTCCCCGTCTTTCGTTAACACGACTGTTTCCACAATTACATCTTTAATTTCACCACCATATGCCCCAGCATTCATCGCCATCGCACCACCGATTGACCCCGGTATGCCGCAAGCAAATTCCAAGCCTGTTAAGCTCTCGGCTGCCGCATATTTCGAAACATCCTTCAGTAATGCGCCTCCTTGTGCAAAAACAAGACCTTCTGTTATTGAAATTTTATTTAATTTAGAAAAATTAATGACAATACCACGTACCCCACCATCTCGGACAACCATATTCGAGCCATTTCCAAGCATTAGTAATGGAATTTTGTGCTGGTGTGCATATTTCACAATAGCCTGCGCCTCTTGCTCGGTATTTGGCATAACGAGAATATCCGCATGACCACCTAATTTTGTCATTGTATACGTTTTTAATGATTCATTTATTTTAATATTTGAAGGATTGATGATTTGTGATAAATCATTTACCCACTGTTGTAATGTCATAAAGCAATTCCTTCCCTCTATTGATTATACCTCTATCTAAATTATACTTTCTAAGTATCTGTTTTTATGACCTATTTGACAAGTAAATTGTCGCTTACAACCAAGTTTGTGACCATTTTTCAATTTCGCGAACTGCACCCAGTAGTGACTGCCCCTTTTCTGTCAATTTATATTCGACACGAACTGGTGATTCAGCATACACTTTGCGCTCCACAATTTCTTCCCTTTCAAGCTCTTTTAAACGCTCAGACAATAAACGCCCGCTTATCGGAAGGGCCGATTCAATCTCATTAAAGCGCTTCGGACCATCTATTAACTGATGAATAATAAGTATCGTCCAACGCTTCCCTAATAACTCCATTGCCTTTGCCAGCCGTGGACATAATTTTTGTTCAGTCATCCTTATTTCACCTCTATCCTTTCTATTTTAACGACATTTCATTTGAAAGTAAAATTGTGTGAAAATTGTGTGTGTGCCTGGCACCCAAAAGATTCGGAACTTTTCTTGATTCTACTCGTATAAAGGGGAGGGGGTGCTTTATGGAACAGACTTCTAAAACAAAATCAGGTGCTTTTCAATCATTTGTAGCTTTATTAAAAAGCTTAAATTGGCCCATTGGCATGATTATTTTAGCATTATCGATTACATTAGCAGAAACTATTGCTAGCCTTGTTTTACCATTAGTAACAATGAATTTAGTTGATAATTTGACCGCTGACTTATTCAATTGGCGCATGCTTGCAATTATTTTGGCTGTTTTCATCGTGCAAGCAGTTGCTGGAGGGGTGTCATTTTATTTATTGACGTTTATCGGGGAGCGAATCGTTGCGGATTTACGTGAGAAATTATGGCATAAAGTGTTGCGTTTGCCTGTCAATTATTATGATACGAATGAAACAGGTGCAACGATGAGCCGTATTACACAAGATACGACTACATTAAAAACGCTGATTACTCAGCAAATGGTACAAGTCATTTCTGGTGCTATTTCCATTATCGGTGCAATTATTTTGCTTTTTATTATCGATTGGAAAATGACGCTCATTTTACTTATTAGCGTACCGGTTTCGCTGCTTATTATGATGCCCCTCGGTAAAATTATGCAGAAAATTGCCATTGCTACCCAATCTGAAATGGCTTCTTTTTCCGGTTTACTTGGACGTATTTTAGCAGATATTCGACTAGTAAAGGCATATAATGCAGAGTCCTTTGAAAACGAGCGAGGTAATAAAGCAATTCGCTCTCTATTCGGCTATGGTTTGAAAGAAGCGCGCGTTCAGGCACTTATCTCTCCAATCATGACATTGTTAATGATGCTTGTCCTCGTTGTTATTTTAGGCTATGGAGGAACACAGGTAGCAAGTGGTGCTTTGTCTGCTGGTGCGCTTGTCGCAATTATTTTTTACTTGTTTCAAATTATCGTGCCTTTTGCTCAAATGGCTACATTTTTCACATCATTCCAAAAGGCAATGGGTGCAACCGAGCGCATTCAGGAAATTTTCTCTATGCCTAGTGAAACGAGTGCAAAAGCTCAGCCCGCAACACAGGGCACAATTACTTTTGACAATGTAAGCTTTCAATACAATGAAACAAAGCAAATATTGCAAAACCTTAGCTTTACTGCCTCGCCTGGTACAGTAACAGCACTTGTCGGACCAAGCGGTGGTGGAAAGACAACAATCTTTTCACTTTTAGAACGTTTTTATGAGCCAACAAATGGGCAAATTACATTTAATAATCAGCCGATTTCTACTTTTGATTTACAGGCTTGGCGCAGTAAAATTGGCTATGTTTCACAGGAAAGCCCATTATTAAGCGGGACAATTGCAGACAATATCACATACGGTATGAAGCAGCCGCCTACTGAGGAGCAATTAAAAGCGGCCGCTAAAGCGGCAAATGCACTACAATTTATCGAGGAATTGCCGGAAGGTTTTGCTACAGAAGTTGGTGAACGTGGCATGAAGCTATCAGGCGGACAGCGTCAACGCATCGCCATTGCAAGAGCCTTGCTACATAATCCACAAATTTTACTTTTAGACGAAGCAACATCTAATTTGGATAGCGGCTCAGAAATATATGTGCAAGAGGCGCTTCAGCGCTTAATGCACGGCCGTACAACATTCATTATCGCACACCGTCTAGCCACTATTTTGCACGCTGATACAATTTTATTTATTGAAAAGGGTCAAATTACGGGGCAAGGTGCACATGAGGAACTCCTTGCCAAGCATCAACTGTATCGAGAATTTTCAGCAGGACAAGGGCTTGCTGAATAACAATTAAAATAGTAACTATTTTAGTGCAGTTGTAAAAGCCGTCTGGAAGGTACTACTTTCCAAACGGCTTTTTATTCTTTATTTCAATAAAAACTTCCCAAAACCATTCGCATCTGGTCCGATATATTCAATATTGTTTCCTTCTGGAATATAGTTTTTTGCTACATCAGCAGTAAGAAAAACTACTCTTATATTTTCAGGGAAGGCTACAAACTTCCAATTATTATTTGCTTGTGGGTTGATTGTACCTTTTTCAATAATATAGTCAATAATTGCTTGACGGTTTTCATGAGCATACACCGTTAAGTTTGATTGATCCTCTTTCACAAAATTAGCCCCGTAAGAGCCACCTACACGGTAGTTATTCGCAATAATTAAAAATTCTTGTGACAAATCAATTGGCTTACCATCAAATTGTACATTTTTAATACGGTTTGCAGTTTCATCTACGACATTACCCCGACGGTCGTATTTTGCTGGGGATGTTACATCGATTTCATATGTTACACCATCTAACACGTCAAAATTGTATGAGCGTGCCTCTGAATCAATAATATTTTGCTCTTCTGTTTTAGTCGGGTCAATCGTGGCAAACACACCTGCTGCCATTTCTAGCCATTCAATTACATCTGCACCTGTTACTTTAACAGTGGCTATCGTATTGTCATAATGATAAATATCAGCCATGTTTTTAATTGCTAACGGGCCTGCTGGAATATTTGTATAGTCGCTTGCATTGTCACGAGAGCCTGCTTTAAACGGTGCGCCTGCTGATAAAATTGGCAATTCAGCGTCTACTGTCCCCTTAAGCTGATTTTGAATAAACCAAGTTTGCGCCTGTGTAATAATCTCAATTGCCGCAGTATCCTGCACTAAGCCGAAATAGCTATTAATTGGTGCTGATGTTTCACCAACTGCGCGACGAATATATTCTAAAGTTCCTTCATGTGCATCCTGAATAGCAGCTATTACTTCTTTGGATGGTACTAGCTCATCACGCTCAATGGAACGAATTGCACCTGTACCATTTGTTACAATCCACTCACTCCCTTCAAGCTCTAACTCCAAATCAATAACACCCAAATGACTACCATATGCACCAGGCATAACTGTTGGTACACCATTAATTGTTCCTTTTTCTTGATTAACATTCACTAAATCTTGATAATCACCTGGAAACTGTAAATGGGAATGTCCTGTAATTAATGCATCTACACCTTCTAATTGTGTAATTTGATAACCTACATTTTCATTACCTTGCACATTTTTATCAGAGCCAATACCAGAGTGCGAAAGTACAATAATTACATCCGCTCCAGCAGCCTCCATGTCAGGAATTACTTTTTCTAATGCATCCAGTGGCTGATCGACTGTTACTTTACCCGTGAGATGAATTGCATCCCAGCCTAAAATTTGTGTAGGCACGATACCTGTTACTCCTACTTTAATCATATGCTTATCGCCGTCTTCATCAACAACCTCACGCAATAAAATAGCATATGGCTCAAAATAATAATCACCTGTTTTCGCATCGCGCACATTTGCATTTACCCAAGTGAACTCTGCATCATCCATTACCTCATTCAAATAATCTAAGCCATAATTAAATTCATGATTCCCTAATGTTGCGGCATCATAGCCCAAAGCATTAAGTGCTGCTACTGCTGGATGCATCTCGTCTGGCTGCAATTTTGCCTCAAGCGCTTTATAGGAGCCTAATGGTGTACCCTGAATTAAATCACCATTATCGAATAATAAATGGTTCGGGTTTTCAGCACGCGCTTCGTCAATTAATGTAGCTGTATTTGCTAGGCCTATATCCTTTGCCTGTTGGTCTAAATAATAATTATAGTCAGCTAAATTTGTATGAATATCTGATGTACCTAAAATACGTAAAGCAACTTTTGCCTCATCTTCTTCAGCTAATGTGGCTGCGTTATTGTACTGCTCTACAAAGCGTTTAACGATAAGTTCCATTTGTTGCTCAGTCACAATTTTCGTATGGTTAATCGTACCATCTGCAAAGCCATTCAAAATTTCTAATGCCGCTGCATTCGCCATATCCTGCTTATGGGATGCATGAATTTTTGCATTGTCGGCAAATTTAGCCAATATATCGAGTGGTGCATTTTCTGTTGCTAAGCCACGTGCCGCAATAACAAAGGCATGTAATCGTGTTAATTTTTCATCTGGTGCAAAGGTGTCTGTCGATTTACCGTTAATTAAATTTAGTTCAACTGCCTTTTCCACATATGGTGCTAGCTCCTTTGATACATCTTTAAAAGTAACGGTAGAACCATCCCCCAGCTCCACACCTAGTTCCTTAATTAATTGCACAACATAATCACCACGCGTAACAGATTCCTCTGCTGCTTCAGCAGATGTCATTCCACCTAAGCCTGCCGCTAACATTAATGATGCTACTGTCCCTGTGAAAATTTTATTCTTCATTTGTGTCACTCCTTGTCATTTATAATCAATTACGCTTCAACGTAATTGCAACCATATTATCCTAGATTCACTTGAAAACTTCTCTTCAAAATCTATGACATCCCAGAGCTTGGACCAACATAATGTTGATTACTCAGTCGTTACCTTAGCATACCGGGTGGTCCTACACTGGGCTCCTCTTCATCAGTAGATGTTTGAACACTCGCTAAATAGGTCTAACGCTTACCTTTCATCTCGTCACCTATTATTCTGCCAAAAGACGTTAAACCAACTTACTTGAGGAAAATGCCTACTAATCAAGAATTGGCTTTTGTTTTTTACTAGTCTTTATTTCATTCCACCTTATTTTTCCTTATCTTAATATTAAATTAATTCTAACTTTAGTAACATGATATAAAACGCCTATTTTGACTAATGATAAAAAAAGCACATGAAATCAAAATTTTGATTTCATGTGCTTATATAACTTGCCCTAGTTTGCCTAAATATTAAACTAATACAGCTGTTAAATTTTTCGCTACAGTTTTTACTTTTTCTAAACCTTCTGCAATAATCTCTTGTGCTTTCGCTGGGTTTGCGTTATGCCCTTCGATAACAACTTCGTCTACTTTTTGCATACCATAAACGCCACCGATTACGTTGTTAATATAATTAACAGCCATTTCGGAGCCTGCAGCCTCTGGTGTTGAATAAATACCACCGCGAGCTGATAAAATAATATATTTTTTGTCCGTCATTAAGCTTACTAAATTGCCGTTTTCATCATATTTGAATGAATAGCCTGCGCCATATGTGTAATCGATAAATGATTGTAATGCTGCTGGAATTGTTAAGTTCCATAATGGGAATGCAAATACGACTACATCTGCTGCTGTTAATGCTTCACGTGATTTATTGAAAGATGCTAATGAAGCAGCTTCCTTTTCGTTTAACTCTTCGCCTGCTTGTGCTTTACCGAAAGCGTTAAATAGCTCTTGTCCGAAATATGCTAAATTTTCTTCAAATACATCAAATGTTGAGAATTCAATACCTTGAGCTTTTGCTTCCTCAATGAAAGCCTCGTACATTTGTGTTGAAACGCCATCTGGGCGGTTATTTGCTTTTATTACTAATACGTTTGTCATTTATAAATCTCCTTTTAAATATACAATTCTTTAATATCTCGAAATCAAGACATTATATATAATAATAGAGCAGTAAAAAAAAATCAATCATACTGCTCTAAGACTTTTGACTGAAATTAATTATATACAAATTTAAAGGACAAACGTGCCTGTTCTCTTATTCAATATCACATACGCCATCTTCGCAAAGCGCTCCTTGACCACCAACTATATTTAACTTACGTTGCAGGCC
Proteins encoded:
- a CDS encoding winged helix-turn-helix transcriptional regulator, producing MTEQKLCPRLAKAMELLGKRWTILIIHQLIDGPKRFNEIESALPISGRLLSERLKELEREEIVERKVYAESPVRVEYKLTEKGQSLLGAVREIEKWSQTWL
- a CDS encoding FMN-dependent NADH-azoreductase — its product is MTNVLVIKANNRPDGVSTQMYEAFIEEAKAQGIEFSTFDVFEENLAYFGQELFNAFGKAQAGEELNEKEAASLASFNKSREALTAADVVVFAFPLWNLTIPAALQSFIDYTYGAGYSFKYDENGNLVSLMTDKKYIILSARGGIYSTPEAAGSEMAVNYINNVIGGVYGMQKVDEVVIEGHNANPAKAQEIIAEGLEKVKTVAKNLTAVLV
- the murB gene encoding UDP-N-acetylmuramate dehydrogenase → MTLQQWVNDLSQIINPSNIKINESLKTYTMTKLGGHADILVMPNTEQEAQAIVKYAHQHKIPLLMLGNGSNMVVRDGGVRGIVINFSKLNKISITEGLVFAQGGALLKDVSKYAAAESLTGLEFACGIPGSIGGAMAMNAGAYGGEIKDVIVETVVLTKDGERIVLTKDELELGYRTSVIAKEGYYVLSSTFQLQRGEQHMIDAKIADLTHQRESRQPLEYPSAGSVFKRPPGHFAGKLIQDSDLQGKGVGGAEVSQKHAGFIINKNNATATDYIETIQMVQRVVKEKFDVDLELEVKIVGEDA
- a CDS encoding exodeoxyribonuclease III is translated as MKFISWNVNGIRACITKGFLDYFHAMDADFFCIQESKCQEGQVDLQLEGYYQYWNYAQKKGYSGTAIFTKHRPQHVYYGVGDEQDEVEGRIITLEYENFYLVNVYTPNAQRDLARLPYRIEWEEKLALYLKQLDAQKPVIYCGDLNVAHRDIDLKNAKANQGNSGVTIEERAKMTELLDAGFCDTFRTLYPERTDVYTWWSYMNKVRERNIGWRIDYFIVSERIMKHVQEADIHSQILGSDHCPILLKLEVDAI
- a CDS encoding bifunctional 2',3'-cyclic-nucleotide 2'-phosphodiesterase/3'-nucleotidase, which codes for MKNKIFTGTVASLMLAAGLGGMTSAEAAEESVTRGDYVVQLIKELGVELGDGSTVTFKDVSKELAPYVEKAVELNLINGKSTDTFAPDEKLTRLHAFVIAARGLATENAPLDILAKFADNAKIHASHKQDMANAAALEILNGFADGTINHTKIVTEQQMELIVKRFVEQYNNAATLAEEDEAKVALRILGTSDIHTNLADYNYYLDQQAKDIGLANTATLIDEARAENPNHLLFDNGDLIQGTPLGSYKALEAKLQPDEMHPAVAALNALGYDAATLGNHEFNYGLDYLNEVMDDAEFTWVNANVRDAKTGDYYFEPYAILLREVVDEDGDKHMIKVGVTGIVPTQILGWDAIHLTGKVTVDQPLDALEKVIPDMEAAGADVIIVLSHSGIGSDKNVQGNENVGYQITQLEGVDALITGHSHLQFPGDYQDLVNVNQEKGTINGVPTVMPGAYGSHLGVIDLELELEGSEWIVTNGTGAIRSIERDELVPSKEVIAAIQDAHEGTLEYIRRAVGETSAPINSYFGLVQDTAAIEIITQAQTWFIQNQLKGTVDAELPILSAGAPFKAGSRDNASDYTNIPAGPLAIKNMADIYHYDNTIATVKVTGADVIEWLEMAAGVFATIDPTKTEEQNIIDSEARSYNFDVLDGVTYEIDVTSPAKYDRRGNVVDETANRIKNVQFDGKPIDLSQEFLIIANNYRVGGSYGANFVKEDQSNLTVYAHENRQAIIDYIIEKGTINPQANNNWKFVAFPENIRVVFLTADVAKNYIPEGNNIEYIGPDANGFGKFLLK
- a CDS encoding penicillin acylase family protein; the encoded protein is MGKIKSKKIINIAIWTVGILIILAGAAVAGVHMYVANSLPKIEGEVDLSILEADVKVTRDGMGVPHIVAQSEADLYKAQGYVQAQDRLFQMDLSRRQASGRLAEVIGENAVSTDKFFRTFSLRHAAEQSWNEYDAEAQQILEWYAEGVNAFIDEVKGTSKLSYEFKLLGYEPEPWTPVDSLTIGKFMAYDLGGNWNMLAFRHWALQNYTEEQVEELMIHYPEDAKSIIEANINNPVDVAGAFNVELLPNEFNGSNNWVVSGELTESGKPLLADDPHLGLNTPSIWYQMHLQSPEQNVSGVIFAGIPGIILGHNEKIAWGVTNVGPDVQDLYIETPNPDNPKQFKYDGKWEDAIVRNEPIKVKGGKTIGFEVVETRHGPIISELVFKEEEPTAVFSMQWTALQPTRELRAIIGFNKASNWEEFETALNDFRAPAQNFVFASTDGTIAYKANGDIPIRKKGDGQLPVPGDSSEYGWEGFIPYDELPTVVNPESGYIATANNQIIGDEYPYHITKFWAQPYRYERIVEMIESVKESIGTIDEETDEVYEGFTKAEMKAMQMDKKNLYAAEFLPGFLQTIKANDAEGKYADIISLMEEWELYDNRDDAQPLIWHFLIEEIKETIFKDQMPADVYEMMPGKYQIMDEMLRNAYAGNEGVWIEQAGGLDELVYGSFERAVADLQVKYGTSVAKWQWGSYHKILFKHPLASASDFIASYVNPETMAVGGSRVTVQAAANDANGYVNHGASWRFVADLADLKYTDHIVAPGQSGHFKSKWYDNQVSRWVYGRYHRTYINGEIDPAYDLILKAQ
- a CDS encoding ABC transporter ATP-binding protein, with the protein product MEQTSKTKSGAFQSFVALLKSLNWPIGMIILALSITLAETIASLVLPLVTMNLVDNLTADLFNWRMLAIILAVFIVQAVAGGVSFYLLTFIGERIVADLREKLWHKVLRLPVNYYDTNETGATMSRITQDTTTLKTLITQQMVQVISGAISIIGAIILLFIIDWKMTLILLISVPVSLLIMMPLGKIMQKIAIATQSEMASFSGLLGRILADIRLVKAYNAESFENERGNKAIRSLFGYGLKEARVQALISPIMTLLMMLVLVVILGYGGTQVASGALSAGALVAIIFYLFQIIVPFAQMATFFTSFQKAMGATERIQEIFSMPSETSAKAQPATQGTITFDNVSFQYNETKQILQNLSFTASPGTVTALVGPSGGGKTTIFSLLERFYEPTNGQITFNNQPISTFDLQAWRSKIGYVSQESPLLSGTIADNITYGMKQPPTEEQLKAAAKAANALQFIEELPEGFATEVGERGMKLSGGQRQRIAIARALLHNPQILLLDEATSNLDSGSEIYVQEALQRLMHGRTTFIIAHRLATILHADTILFIEKGQITGQGAHEELLAKHQLYREFSAGQGLAE